One Mesorhizobium sp. L-2-11 genomic region harbors:
- a CDS encoding NADH:flavin oxidoreductase/NADH oxidase, with translation MTPSLFQPITLDGLTFPNRIAVAPMCQYSAEDGSASDWHLYHWMNLAMSGAGMVTVEMTDVERRGRISHGCLGLYSDDNEAAARRALDAAKRVAAPGTKFGTQLAHAGRKASNQKPWEGGGPLKADQDPWPIVSASAIAYDTGWQVPRALEEEEILQIIERFAVAARRAERAGFDFIELHAAHGYLIFQFLSPLSNQRTDRWGGSLENRMRFVVEIAKAVRKAVPRLMLGARLSVKEWVDGGFDIEDAIEVARALKATDVAYLCCSSGGNSPLQKLPTGRGYQVHLAQAVRNGAGIPTRAVGLIDDPKQAEAIVAEGRADMVALARAFLADPRWAWRAAATFGEKIRPAPQLARSVTTMQHWMKAAG, from the coding sequence ATGACCCCTTCCCTCTTCCAGCCGATCACGCTTGACGGCCTCACCTTTCCCAACCGCATCGCGGTGGCGCCGATGTGCCAATATTCCGCTGAAGACGGCTCGGCCAGCGACTGGCACCTGTATCACTGGATGAACCTTGCGATGTCCGGCGCCGGCATGGTCACCGTCGAGATGACCGACGTCGAGCGGCGCGGCCGCATCTCGCATGGCTGCCTCGGCCTCTATTCCGACGACAACGAGGCGGCCGCCCGGCGCGCGCTGGATGCGGCCAAGCGCGTCGCCGCTCCCGGCACCAAATTCGGCACGCAGCTTGCCCATGCCGGCCGCAAGGCCTCCAACCAGAAGCCTTGGGAAGGCGGCGGCCCGCTGAAGGCCGATCAGGACCCGTGGCCGATCGTGTCGGCCTCGGCAATCGCTTACGACACGGGCTGGCAGGTGCCGAGGGCGCTGGAGGAGGAGGAGATCCTGCAGATCATCGAGCGCTTCGCCGTGGCGGCAAGGCGAGCCGAACGTGCCGGCTTCGACTTCATCGAATTGCACGCCGCGCACGGCTATCTGATCTTCCAGTTCCTGTCGCCGCTTTCCAACCAGCGCACCGACCGCTGGGGCGGCTCGCTGGAAAACCGCATGCGTTTTGTCGTCGAGATCGCCAAGGCGGTGAGAAAGGCAGTGCCCAGGCTGATGCTTGGGGCGCGTCTGTCGGTGAAGGAATGGGTCGATGGCGGCTTCGACATCGAGGACGCCATCGAAGTAGCCAGGGCGCTGAAGGCAACTGATGTCGCCTATCTCTGCTGCTCGAGCGGCGGCAATTCGCCCCTGCAGAAGCTGCCGACAGGCCGCGGCTACCAGGTGCATCTGGCGCAAGCTGTTCGCAACGGCGCCGGCATCCCGACGCGGGCCGTCGGCCTGATCGACGATCCGAAGCAGGCCGAGGCGATCGTCGCCGAGGGCCGTGCCGACATGGTGGCTTTGGCCCGCGCCTTCCTCGCCGATCCGCGCTGGGCGTGGCGCGCCGCGGCCACCTTCGGCGAAAAAATCCGGCCGGCGCCGCAGCTTGCCCGCTCGGTGACGACGATGCAGCACTGGATGAAGGCGGCGGGCTGA
- a CDS encoding IS4 family transposase encodes MRFAPSIFGQLLEPIDRRQFQAIVDRHDGDAYDKSFRSWDHLVALIYAQFCGSSSLRGLEAGWNANSQHHYHLGSGPLMRSTLSDANRRRPVAIFAEAFGLVANLLDRQMRREGEAMLRLIDSTPIPLGKLCDWAKSNGRIRGMKVHVVYDPKTDCPRVLDITDANVNDAQVGRQITIEAGATYVFDKGYCHYGWWTAIAEAGSIFVTRPKSNMRLALLRDRPIAEPQGDGFLVVEDSEVSLVSKAACKLPMRLRRLRVQRETGDTITLLTNDLERSAVEIGRLYKGRWHIELLFRWIKQHLKIRKFLGNNGNAIRLQLFAAMIAFALLRIVARTRRVTIPILRFTELVAQYLFGRRKLHTIDKPPPVNPSRPRDRASPNQMAFIYE; translated from the coding sequence ATGCGCTTTGCACCTAGCATCTTCGGGCAGCTTCTTGAACCCATCGATCGGCGTCAATTCCAAGCAATTGTGGATCGCCACGACGGGGATGCGTACGACAAATCGTTCAGAAGCTGGGATCATCTGGTGGCGCTGATCTATGCCCAGTTCTGCGGCAGCAGCAGCTTGCGTGGCCTGGAAGCCGGCTGGAACGCCAACAGCCAGCATCATTATCACCTGGGCAGCGGTCCGTTGATGCGTTCGACCTTGTCGGATGCCAACAGACGGCGTCCGGTCGCCATCTTTGCCGAGGCGTTCGGTCTGGTGGCGAACCTGCTCGACAGGCAAATGCGGCGCGAGGGCGAAGCAATGCTGCGGCTGATCGACTCGACCCCCATTCCGCTCGGCAAACTGTGCGATTGGGCCAAGTCGAACGGGCGCATTCGCGGCATGAAGGTGCATGTCGTCTATGACCCGAAGACCGACTGTCCGCGCGTCCTCGACATCACCGACGCCAACGTCAACGACGCCCAGGTCGGTCGCCAGATCACGATCGAAGCTGGAGCGACCTACGTGTTCGACAAGGGCTACTGCCATTATGGCTGGTGGACGGCGATCGCCGAAGCCGGATCGATCTTCGTGACGCGGCCCAAATCCAACATGAGGCTGGCGCTGCTGCGTGATCGCCCTATAGCCGAGCCGCAGGGCGACGGCTTCCTGGTTGTGGAAGACAGTGAGGTAAGCTTGGTCAGCAAGGCTGCTTGCAAGCTGCCGATGCGGCTGCGTCGCCTGCGCGTTCAGCGCGAAACGGGCGACACCATCACGCTTTTGACCAACGATCTGGAGCGCTCTGCCGTCGAGATTGGACGGCTTTACAAAGGCCGCTGGCACATCGAGCTTCTGTTCCGATGGATCAAGCAGCACCTCAAGATCCGCAAGTTCCTCGGCAACAACGGCAATGCAATCCGCCTGCAACTCTTTGCCGCAATGATCGCCTTTGCGCTGCTGCGCATTGTCGCGCGCACCCGCCGCGTCACTATTCCTATCTTGAGGTTCACAGAACTGGTCGCTCAATACTTGTTCGGGCGGCGGAAACTGCACACCATCGATAAGCCGCCACCGGTCAATCCAAGCCGACCAAGGGACCGAGCCTCTCCCAATCAGATGGCCTTCATTTATGAATAA
- a CDS encoding NUDIX domain-containing protein, producing the protein MEDRIRIRSEEVLSDDWAVLKKTVLDYRRRDGQWETQVRQTYDRGDGAVILPYDPERSTVLLVRQFRYPAYVTGHREPLIEACAGLLDEHDPETCIRKEAEEELGYRLKDVERLFSPYMSPGSVTERLWFFVARYSPTDRISDGGGAADEGEDIEVLEMPLDEALAGIYDGRIIDAKTIILIQHLKLNPIGK; encoded by the coding sequence ATGGAAGACCGCATTCGCATCCGATCGGAGGAAGTCCTTTCCGACGACTGGGCCGTCCTGAAAAAGACCGTCCTCGATTATCGCCGGCGCGACGGGCAGTGGGAGACGCAGGTCCGCCAGACCTATGATCGCGGCGACGGCGCGGTTATCCTGCCTTACGATCCGGAGCGCTCGACGGTTCTGCTGGTGCGGCAGTTCCGCTACCCGGCCTACGTCACCGGCCACCGCGAGCCGCTCATCGAGGCCTGCGCCGGCCTGCTCGACGAACACGATCCCGAAACCTGCATCCGCAAGGAGGCCGAAGAGGAACTCGGCTATAGGCTGAAGGACGTCGAACGGCTGTTTTCGCCCTATATGAGCCCCGGCAGCGTGACCGAGCGGCTTTGGTTCTTCGTCGCCCGCTATTCACCGACCGACCGCATCTCCGACGGCGGCGGCGCGGCGGACGAAGGCGAAGACATAGAGGTCCTGGAGATGCCGCTCGACGAGGCGCTGGCCGGCATCTACGACGGCCGCATCATCGACGCCAAGACCATCATCCTGATCCAGCATCTGAAGCTGAACCCGATCGGAAAGTGA
- a CDS encoding DUF982 domain-containing protein — MMDSKPFEKPVVVELGHVGKYREIRSAQEAAECLMTVWPLNRGPRHRDALDTCLKVLEGYRSTADARRALVEAAKESDVLVPDERLPEGKLPQGKPH; from the coding sequence ATGATGGACAGCAAGCCTTTTGAAAAGCCGGTCGTGGTCGAACTTGGCCATGTCGGCAAATACCGTGAGATCCGCAGCGCCCAGGAAGCGGCGGAGTGCCTGATGACGGTCTGGCCGCTCAATCGTGGCCCTCGGCATCGCGATGCTCTCGACACTTGCCTAAAAGTGCTGGAAGGTTATCGTTCGACAGCGGATGCGCGCCGGGCATTGGTCGAGGCCGCGAAAGAATCGGACGTGCTGGTTCCCGACGAGAGATTGCCCGAAGGCAAATTGCCCCAAGGCAAACCGCATTGA